GGACAGATGAAAATTTGTAGCCTAGGAAGGGCGGgggtcagtggatggaaaattactaacaTCAAAGGTAGGTGGATTCTTGCTAAACTGATctaacaggattcttgctaaagTCAAGTCAGGGTGATCAAATATCAAGGGTGGGGGGATTCTCACTAAACtgacttagcaggattcttgctacAGCTGGGTTTGGCAGGCTGAAGACAGGGCCCGAGGGTGAGGCCTGGCCAAAAAGAGGGCTCAGAGGAACCTGTCTGAATATGGAGTAAGAAGATTGGTCTTTGTGACACCTTATGGACCATACATGTATGaccatttaaaagaagaaatgaaaattgataaaatttatatttaataataaaaatactcttCCAAGATATATGACAGCTGAATGCATCATATTATCCTGGATTGAATCCTaatcagaatttatttctttcatttttgccaTGAGTGAGATAATTGGTGATATCTAGGTATGGTTTAGCTTAGATAATAGTATCAAAGGcaatttcctaattttaattatgtaaaaattgTTTGAAAACAGTCCTTGAAGACTTAGCCAGTAAAAGAGCATCATgtcggggcgcccgggtggctcaggtggttaagcggctgccttcggctcgggtcatgattccaggatccagggatcgagccccgcatcaggctccctgctcagcggagagcctgcttctctctctcctcctctccctgccgctctgcttacttgtgctctctctctagctctctgtcaaataaacaaataaaatattaaaaaaaaaaaaagagcatcatGTCTTTAGCTCACTCTCAAATGGTTTAGGAcaaaaataatatgcatataagAGAGAGCAAGATAAAGTAAACATGGGAAATGTTTGCATTTGGGGAATCTGAGTGAAGGTATATGGGAATTCTTTATAttatctttgtaacttttctgaaaacctaaaattattgaataaaaaaaagagaagtaaactACTTCTCAAatgccacctcttccaggaagtcccTCTCAAATGAGACTGTATCTTGCCCACCTTGCCTTGTGGTGACATGGACCACAGTTATCTCGTAATTCTCTCAAAGCTTCTTTCTCCTCTAGAGGCAGCACAGCTGGATAGAATGCAGTGAATTCCTGAATTCATGAATCTGGTCCCCAATGCTGCAGTTGTCACTTCTCATCTGTGGGACCTTGGTCATTACTACTGCTACTGATCCCAGATTTCTCATTGATAAATGACCATGAAATAGTCTTTGCGCCATTGTCAGGAGGAACACACAACAATGCCTGTCACGATTCTGATTCTAGAGGGAACTCTGTGAAtgctaatttcctttttttcctcttctctggaaTTGGCCTTTAACCATCCTTGGGACATGGGTAAATTTTGAATACAATTCTTTgatcatttctataaaatttgtTCTAATAACTAATATTGATAATTTGCAATGTATCCACTGTGCTCAACACTTATTAACTCCTTAATGAATGTTGTTCATGGGGCAATATTTGCCTGCAACTTTTCTCATCTGGTCATCCCAGCATCTCTATGGGGTAGGAAATTTCTCATGATGATCCCCTTTTTATAGATTTGGAAATGGAGGCACCAAGGAGATGAATGACATGCTTTCCTAGCTTTCATGGCTAAGAAGTAGGAGTCTGGCAGGAGCCAGTAAATCCTATCACTTATGGCAAAGTCTACTGTTAAATACAAACAAGCCAACTGCAAATGAGTCTTACAAAGTTCTCTGGGTCTCTATCCTCATGTGTTACCACCACCCACTTTACCATTCTAAAATgacttttcattcatttggtttactatttttttaacgAGCACCTATTAAGTGCTAAGTGTGTTAGGCATTGAGGATGTCAAGATGGCAAAGGAGCTCCGAgtcttgtaggaaaaaaaaaatcaaatgaacaaaaatcgTAAATGCAGTTTAATAGCtgctttcttgaaaaatattttataatatcactatcataaaataataaaaaagcagacCAGTCTCATCCTGACTGCTCTTAAGTTTATAAAAGTTTTGCCTGTGTGATTAGGCTCTGTAGCACTGAGGCTCGCTCTTCAAACATAGAGCCCTCCTCCCATAGCTCATGGCATGGAAAGCTATTCAGTGATCTATAGGACAAACATCTGCTCTGAGCCAACTGTGcctagagaaagaatgaaaatctttCTGATTTAGAGATAATTCTAATTAGTAGAAAATCTCTCTTTTCTCAAACAAAACACCTTTTTCATGGCTGTAGCTGCCCTCAGCCCCAAAACCATAGTCTTATCATCTGCACCTGCCTTGCCATTCCAGGCTCAGATCTTCCAAGTACTCCCCAAATGCACCCTCCTCCATAGTTTTGGCTTAGAAGCATCAGCTGGGTCAGCAGAACCCCAAGTTGCCAAAGACcttttaaggaaaggaaaggagagagtcaACCTAAAGTAGGGGGACAATGGCTCCTAAGGCTTAAAGCAAAGAATATGATTTTGTCCCCGGAAGCTCAAGTGACTTGGAATCGTGATATCTTGAATCTGAAAATCTCTTAGTTTCTGGGAGGGACCTCCCCAGACTTCTATGAGTTTTTGAACGGTTTGGTTAAGGTTGTTGCTCAAACTGTTGCGTGAATGACATTTACTCACTAGGAAAAGTCTGGCCTCTCTAGCAAATGAAACACGTAACACAACCCTATGGTCCAGATTCCCCTTTCACGTGTGTCCCTAGCTGTCTACTGTCACATCGTATTTCAGAGTGTGTCCCTTGTCTTCACTGTCCCAACGTGGTGCCTTATATTGTGCATTTACTGCACGAATAAATgaaacgattaaaaaaaaaattccaacgaGCGACCCTAGGAAGAAGGGTCAAGCAGAAGGTCCACAAATTTATTTTGGTGATTCCTGTAAAGGATGCCACCGAGTATCTCCAACGTTAAAAGCCAATACCCAGACGGCAGGCGGCAGCCCCACTTCTCTTTCATTAGTCAATGGCCAGAACAGGGACGCGGAGGAAGGCATTCGCTTTCTTGCCTGTCCTGGACGCCCCGCGCAGCTCAGGAATGCTCAGCCCCAGCGGGCATCTGAAGACGGCAAACTTCCCGCGTCTGGTGGCGGAGCCCCTGGGAGAACCCGCTGTCATCCGAGGGGACTCGCGCCAGGGCGGGCAAGGATTCCGTTGTCTGCCAGGAGCGCAGAGGGGAGGGTTGCAAAAACGTAGAGAGAAATCCAGTCCCTGTGTGCCCCGGCCTGCTGGTGGCCAGCACATCTGCCCGAGCGTGGCCTGGCGTGCAACCGATCGTGCCGTCCCGCCCGACCctagtgccccccacccccaacccaccccacGCCGCCCGGCTTCCCTGGAATGGGCCCTTGGCGCTGTCTGTCACCGCTCCGCGCGGCGGTCCCACCTAGACTCTCCCGCTAGTACTGTAACAGCGGGGGCGGGGCTTGGAGGGACCGGGCGGAACCAAGCCCCCAGAGCCCGCCCCTGGCTGCGTAGCTGGGCGATTGGATGCTTTGGAAGGCCGCCTTCTAAGGCCGTCCAGGGGAGTGTCCCGTGGCTGTGGCCGGGTCCCTGGAGCGCAGGGTGCAGGGTGAGGGGACTCCGCCCGGCGAGGGGTGGGAGACCGCGCGTCCAAGCGGTCTCTAGGGCGGGGTTTCCCGTTGGGATTTGGGCGCCGTGAAATGCAGCAAGCCCATAGTCTCTCGTGTCGGAGAGGTATCTTTCTGAGTCGCTGGAATTCCGAGAGAATTTGGGAAACTTCTCGCCTCCACTCTTTACTCCCTACTTTCGGATGGGAAAGCAGTTGCTGAGTTGTTTTATTTCCTCCCCCAACCGGACTCTGTAAAAATAGCCGTGCGCCGGGGCGAGCGAGCCAAGCTCTGCCGCACCGCTGTCCCGGGCAGGGTGTTGACCTAAAAATACCCGGCGGTCGGGAGCTTGTGCTCCGGGTGCCGGCGGGTCCGGCCGGGCCGCAGAGGGCGTCTGGAGACCGGAGAAACGGCGGCCGCCTGGCCCCTCGCCTCGGCCGGGGCTGTCCCTTTAAATCCTggaggaggcaaagagaaaaaaggaaagaaagaaaaaagccccGAGCGGATGGTGGCTCTGCCCGGCCCCCCACTCCGCCCCCGCGCCGGGTCCTGCCAGCCGCCCGCCGCCTCCGCGGGTCCTGGGCACCCCCCGCCGCGCCACCCACCGCCACAGTTACTGTCAAAATAGAAATTCCGCGAGCCGGAGAGGAGGTCAGGGCGCAGCAAGTGCAAGAgtggcaggcggggagggggcgcggaGCAGGGGGCGGGCGCGCGGAGAGGCGACCGTAGACATCCGGGCCCTTTAACCCCGTGCGCCCCCCGAGCCGGTGGCGCGGGCCGCGCGGGCgccgggcgcggggcgcggggctgACAGCCGCGGCGCGGGAGGCGGGGCGCGAGGAGGGCGGAGGCGCGGCGCGGGGAGGGAGGAGCTGCccgcgcgcccgccgccgccgccgctcggcTCCACACCCGCCGGCGCAGCCCCGCCACGAGACTCTGACAGCGCGCGGCCCGCGCAGCTCGGGCGCACAGGCACGGTCGGaccgcggcggcggcggtggcggcggcggcggaggaggaCGCGAGGACCGCGGCCCGGCGCCAAGTGCGGGAGGCGCGCGGGGCTGGCGGCGCGCAGAGGTGAGCGTCTTCGCGCGGCGCGCTTGGGCACCGGCTGCGAGGGTCACGGTCTCCCCCGCACCTCGGCTGCCGAGGCGGGTCAGAGGGTCGCGGGGCTCCGGGAGGGTGGCTCCGCATTGCCGACGCCGGAAAGCGGTCTCGGGGCTGTTGCTAGGAGGCTGGCGGTCCGCGCGCCCCGGGGCGCCGGCGGGGGCAGGGGCGCCCCCAGCGCGGCAGGCAGGAGGCGGGGGGCTGCGGTGGCTATTCAGGGGCTCCGTGCGGCAGCCATGCAACGGGAGGAggcgggaggaggagagagggaggaggggagagccaGCGGAGAGCGAGCCAGCGAGCGGGCGCCGCGCCTCCTGGCTGGCACCGCGGCCCGGAGCGAAGTGGCGCGCGGGGCTGGAGGGGAACTTCTGCGGGTGCGTGCGGGCCCGGGCTTGGCGGCGCCTCAGGGCCGGGACAGGGCGGGCCTGCCGGCAGCCACAGGTGGTTTCTGCCAAAAGTTTTACTGCACTTCTGCCGGGAAGGCGCGGGAGCGTTTTGGAGAGTGACGGTTTCCCGAGACTTTGGCATCCGCATCTCACACTGTCTTATCTCGAAGATTAGAAAGGGGGTGGAGAGCCTGGGATCCCGCATCTCGAGACGCGGCTCGCGGGCTTCGTGCGGTCTCTGCCCGAGGTGGCGCCCTTGCCAGACCTTCCGGATTCACGCGGCTGGCCACTGAGAAGCTGCGGGAAATGGGCTCACGCACACGGTTCCTGCGTGCCTTGGGAAAGTTAAGCTGAGGCCAGCCCGGTACTTGTCGCTCACACGGGGCAGCGCAGGGTCTCTTCCTAGGAACCGCGCCAGTCTTCGCTCCCAGGCGTGCGCATCTCTTGCTCCTTTGAAATCGAATTGTCTCTGGCCGCTGTGCTGCTTTGTTATTCGGGCTGCTTGTCTGATTTCATTAGGAGGAGAACTAGGAGGagccaaagaaaagcaaagcGGCAACAACTCTTGCTTCCTTTGGAACCAGCTGTAGAGGCTGGTACCCACATCTAGGCCAGGAGGGTCCAGGAACAGAGGGAGCCTGGAGACGCCGGTGTGTGCTCCCTACTCCGGGAGCTTCACCGGGCCCTTCGCAAGGCTGGGGTTGGGATTTCTCGGGTCTGCGGGACGGAAAGATGAAGGTGGGAAGGAAACCCCCCTCCGAAGAGGAAGATGTGCCGTGGTGTAGTCAGTTCTGGGGGAGAGGCTCCAAGAAGGCCAGTGGTTTGGCCCGGTTCCTTACTGGCCAGTTGTCGAATCTAGGGCCGTGAGGTTAGAACCACCCCGGTAGGTCCATCCTGGGCTGAAAGGAATCTTTATCCCCGGAGTGGGTCTGATACCCAGCTGGTGCAAGTGTGCACAGAACTGTGTGAGAGTTGGTTGGAAACACTGAGTCCTTCATTCCCACCGTTCCTCCCTACTCCCCCAACCCCACGGAGCACCTGAGCGGAAAGGGTGCCCTttgctttaaaaaggaaagaaaaaaaaaggtcatgggGATTTTGAGCAGAAAGATGTTCTAGAGATATGAGgaactctcattttacagatgacccAACTTAGGCCCAAGGGAAAGTGACCTGCCACGGTGGTTAGAAACCCCAGGAGATGAGAAATGACATCAGCCTCCCAGACCAGGGTGGAGAGAATTCCCTCAGCAAGGCGTCTGGAGGACCTGAGATCAGAAATGCCACCCCAGACCCCAAGCCCATTAGGGGCTCATTATCTGGTACTTTC
This DNA window, taken from Mustela erminea isolate mMusErm1 chromosome 13, mMusErm1.Pri, whole genome shotgun sequence, encodes the following:
- the LOC116571470 gene encoding formin-like protein 5 codes for the protein MGLAKMLPQLDTVTKDKGFREAGTILIISDLRLRHKTVSTSLTRPSRSAVKLLAETTCGCRQARPVPALRRRQARARTHPQKFPSSPARHFAPGRGASQEARRPLAGSLSAGSPLLPLSSSRLLPLHGCRTEPLNSHRSPPPPACRAGGAPAPAGAPGRADRQPPSNSPETAFRRRQCGATLPEPRDPLTRLGSRGAGETVTLAAGAQARRAKTLTSARRQPRAPPALGAGPRSSRPPPPPPPPPPPRSDRACAPELRGPRAVRVSWRGCAGGCGAERRRRRARGQLLPPRAAPPPSSRPASRAAAVSPAPRARRPRGPRHRLGGRTGLKGPDVYGFKGTAPAEARGQAAAVSPVSRRPLRPGRTRRHPEHKLPTAGQRNPCPPWRESPRMTAGSPRGSATRRGKFAVFRCPLGLSIPELRGASRTGKKANAFLRVPVLAID